In the genome of Phlebotomus papatasi isolate M1 chromosome 2, Ppap_2.1, whole genome shotgun sequence, one region contains:
- the LOC129800495 gene encoding methyltransferase-like protein 25B, translating to MNATKLEEIVSFLAEYQWIYKNSNTKFIKAGVLDDFPGDWGESLLKLSHEELNNIPFGQIPESLNENLKGFLRKIAELSICVPSVDFHESQSLKSIKGINPKKLQEISSLSRQIHKICQEREINYLVDLGCGLGYLCQMLFEKFNYKILGLECDPERVKTAKLRQDKLFPSSRESVKFLTHFITESSWEFIRQELSKAFQIDPDRVSLGLVGLHACGDLTVTSMRIFAITEAIRAAIVMPCCYHKMSIGEIGDKPVNFPLSQRLMGSFGRIPRGDGMACRPFLRLACQQPASRWKKMTEEEHKIHGKNMFQRALLDALVEEDQEVHRVRKSSERVNNGFDGAISGFEIREVTTNTAIPWNNEHRSKWKILCDKYPNGGEFSEYLTLLQTTIQETCENIILLDRKLYVEELSSAFQCTVVKILDADTSPRCTVLTATKS from the exons ATGAATGCTACAAAACTGGAAGAAATTGTATCATTTCTCGCAGAGTATCAATGGATTTACAAGAATTCCAACACAAAGTTCATCAAAGCAGGAGTTTTGGATGATTTCCCTGGTGATTGGGGAGAGAGTCTGCTTAAATTGTCCCACGAGGAGTTGAATAACATCCCATTTGGTCAGATTCCAGAGTCCCTGAATGAGAATCTCAAGGGATTCCTCAGAAAAATTGCTGAACTATCGATTTGTGTGCCTTCTGTTGATTTCCATGAATCCCAATCTTTGAAATCAATTAAGGGAATCAATCCCAAGAAGCTTCAAGAAATATCAAGTCTCTCCAGACAAATTCACAAGATCTGCCAGGAGAGGGAGATTAACTACTTGGTGGATTTGGGATGTGGATTG ggATATTTGTGCCAGATgttgtttgaaaaattcaattataaaatcCTTGGGCTTGAGTGTGATCCTGAAAGGGTTAAAACAGCTAAATTGCGCCAGGACAAATTATTCCCATCTTCTAGGGAGTCTGTAAAGTTCCTGACACATTTTATCACAGAATCTTCTTGGGAATTCATAAGGCAGGAACTTTCAAAAGCTTTCCAGATTGATCCGGATAGGGTATCATTGGGTCTGGTGGGGCTTCATGCCTGTGGGGACCTTACAGTAACGTCCATGAGGATTTTTGCCATCACTGAGGCCATTAGGGCAGCTATTGTGATGCCCTGCTGCTATCATAAGATGTCCATTGGGGAAATTGGTGACAAACCCGTGAATTTTCCACTCAGCCAGCGGCTGATGGGCAGTTTTGGGAGGATTCCCAGGGGAGATGGTATGGCATGCAGACCCTTTTTGAGGCTCGCGTGTCAACAACCGGCGTCCAGGTGGAAGAAAATGACGGAGGAGGAGCACAAAAttcatgggaaaaatatgtttCAGCGAGCATTGCTCGATGCTCTGGTGGAGGAAG ATCAAGAGGTTCATCGGGTAAGAAAATCCTCCGAAAGGGTTAACAATGGCTTTGATGGTGCAATTTCTGGCTTTGAAATTCGAGAAGTCACCACAAATACAGCGATTCCGTGGAACAATGAGCACAGATCAAAGTGGAAGATTCTCTGTGATAAATATCCGAATGGTGGGGAATTTTCAGAATATCTCACACTCCTCCAGACCACAATTCAG GAAACATGTGAGAACATCATCCTCCTCGACAGAAAGCTCTACGTGGAAGAACTCTCATCTGCATTCCAGTGCACAGTTGTGAAGATTCTGGATGCAGATACTTCACCAAGGTGTACAGTACTTACTGCAACGAAAAGTTAA